One region of Sulfurisphaera ohwakuensis genomic DNA includes:
- a CDS encoding hydrogenase maturation protease, with product MSKIIIGVGNRLMGDDGFGSCLAEILKEFVFDADIIDLGLSPLFDIELDKYSTIIILDIANINDEYGIYELKASQNLEPLSHDLGLSILLKMYDNKKFYLIACKPESIDIREGLSQRCIDRIEKLLPIFKHFLEEQGIKTNFNIPDIIRYIKEKCVYNPEKSE from the coding sequence ATGAGCAAAATAATTATAGGCGTTGGTAATAGGTTAATGGGTGATGATGGTTTTGGTTCATGTCTAGCTGAGATACTTAAAGAATTTGTTTTTGATGCGGATATAATTGATTTGGGTTTGTCACCTTTATTCGATATTGAGTTAGATAAATATAGTACTATAATTATTTTAGATATAGCTAATATAAATGATGAATATGGAATATATGAGCTTAAAGCTAGTCAAAACTTAGAACCTTTATCTCATGATTTAGGTCTATCTATTTTGCTTAAAATGTATGATAATAAGAAGTTTTATCTGATAGCTTGTAAGCCAGAAAGCATAGATATTAGGGAAGGATTATCACAAAGATGTATAGACAGAATCGAAAAATTATTACCAATTTTTAAACATTTTTTAGAGGAGCAGGGAATAAAAACGAACTTTAACATTCCAGATATTATAAGATATATTAAAGAGAAATGTGTATATAACCCGGAAAAGAGTGAATAA
- a CDS encoding class II aldolase/adducin family protein, which translates to MIGNTYCKLCQTNEQQLKEELVKTVRAFYYKGLVTNAGGNQSARLPGSDKIWITPSGYPRMSLTAEDLIAVDINGNVIEGDLKPSIEVYAHLEVYKKRPDVNAVIHAHVPYVMGATISGFLETTHGEAAAILGEVKIIPYYHPGTKELAKAVGEAFQGVGMKVPRVVITLNHGAFSAGACIHEARAFMEILDEWARFNVAAKTLGGIKHKLTLLDLRKPGAGYIRAVKFGGRAGKMS; encoded by the coding sequence ATGATAGGAAACACTTATTGTAAATTATGTCAAACTAATGAACAACAACTAAAGGAAGAGTTAGTAAAAACTGTAAGGGCATTCTATTATAAAGGATTAGTAACTAACGCTGGTGGAAACCAAAGTGCTAGATTACCCGGTAGTGATAAAATTTGGATTACTCCATCAGGTTATCCAAGGATGAGTTTAACTGCTGAAGACTTAATTGCTGTGGATATTAACGGAAATGTAATAGAAGGAGATCTAAAACCATCAATAGAGGTATATGCACATTTAGAAGTATACAAAAAAAGGCCAGACGTTAATGCAGTAATTCATGCTCATGTACCATACGTAATGGGAGCAACAATATCTGGCTTTTTAGAAACTACTCACGGAGAAGCTGCAGCAATTTTGGGTGAAGTTAAGATTATACCTTACTATCATCCTGGAACTAAAGAATTAGCTAAAGCAGTAGGAGAAGCTTTCCAAGGAGTAGGAATGAAAGTACCTAGAGTAGTAATTACATTAAATCATGGGGCTTTTTCAGCTGGGGCTTGTATCCATGAAGCAAGAGCTTTTATGGAAATCTTAGATGAGTGGGCAAGATTTAATGTTGCTGCTAAGACACTTGGTGGAATAAAGCATAAATTAACTTTATTAGACTTAAGAAAGCCTGGGGCTGGATATATTAGGGCGGTGAAATTTGGAGGAAGAGCTGGTAAAATGTCTTGA
- a CDS encoding phospholipase C, with protein sequence MTKRYLVVLLCSFFLLATISHASATKTPIQHVIIIIEENHSFDNLFGTYPFGYPSIVNNVTLSVMWVEGLYNNYTQLEESKNGVLQWISVPDVPWLPGLGYSHPYYADAYDTVDPYEGWNAYHGDYWFGKPIGFVYYSGSQSMAYFSYQQAWILWDYAEEYVLADDYFAPVLGLTEPNRVAYLTGFPPNFYSDEASYVIPYNDTIFYQLSSHGISWGYYVYDYRGGTPFPLNAFIGINQAKSHIHSLSDFFYDLKSGNLPAVSWVMLIGCNSDYYDMHPPYNITAGEIELVKIINAVMESKFWNSTVIFITFDEGGGYFDQVVPPAINHYGLGQRIPLLIISPYAKEGWVDNYTLSGYTLLAFIDYNWGLPWLTQWVENSDIQGLLEAFNFSSSPRPPIILAPNNWTYPIPLQYPIHYGYIATVPNYKSYAQVYPAPAMFFLLPLEIIVFALLFIGVKKRLLVLSSLLLFLLTLGISMYYYQVDNIYSFISQYYVYSSLIGFLVTGVVYLRKRGRWMPQQ encoded by the coding sequence GTGACGAAGAGATATCTAGTTGTGCTTCTCTGTTCATTTTTTCTCTTAGCTACTATTTCTCATGCAAGTGCTACAAAGACTCCTATTCAGCATGTTATTATAATAATTGAGGAAAACCATTCTTTTGACAATCTCTTTGGTACTTATCCCTTTGGTTATCCATCAATAGTTAATAATGTGACCTTATCGGTAATGTGGGTAGAAGGGCTATATAATAACTATACTCAGCTTGAGGAAAGTAAAAATGGTGTATTGCAATGGATTAGTGTACCCGATGTACCTTGGTTACCAGGATTAGGTTATTCTCATCCATATTATGCTGACGCTTACGATACTGTCGATCCATATGAAGGATGGAACGCATATCACGGAGATTATTGGTTTGGTAAACCTATAGGTTTTGTTTATTATTCCGGGTCACAATCAATGGCTTACTTTTCATATCAACAAGCTTGGATCCTATGGGATTATGCTGAAGAATACGTTTTAGCTGATGATTATTTTGCTCCAGTTTTAGGATTAACGGAACCTAATAGAGTTGCTTACCTTACTGGTTTTCCGCCAAACTTCTATTCAGATGAAGCTTCATATGTAATCCCCTATAACGATACAATATTCTATCAGCTCTCCTCTCATGGCATAAGCTGGGGTTACTATGTTTACGACTATAGAGGAGGTACTCCTTTTCCATTAAACGCTTTTATTGGTATAAACCAAGCAAAAAGTCATATTCATTCTCTCTCTGATTTCTTCTACGATTTGAAGTCTGGCAATTTACCAGCAGTAAGTTGGGTTATGTTAATCGGTTGTAACAGTGATTACTACGATATGCACCCACCATATAATATAACTGCCGGTGAGATTGAGTTAGTAAAAATAATAAATGCTGTAATGGAGAGTAAATTCTGGAATTCTACCGTTATTTTCATAACTTTTGATGAGGGTGGGGGCTATTTCGATCAAGTTGTACCACCAGCAATTAATCATTATGGCTTAGGTCAAAGAATACCGCTTCTAATCATATCACCTTATGCAAAAGAGGGATGGGTTGATAACTACACCCTAAGCGGTTACACTTTGTTAGCCTTTATTGATTATAACTGGGGCTTGCCTTGGCTTACTCAATGGGTTGAAAATAGTGATATACAAGGGCTATTAGAGGCATTTAATTTCTCCTCATCTCCTAGACCTCCAATAATATTAGCTCCAAATAATTGGACTTATCCAATTCCATTACAATATCCAATTCATTACGGTTATATTGCAACAGTACCTAACTATAAGTCGTATGCTCAAGTTTATCCAGCACCAGCAATGTTTTTCTTATTACCACTTGAAATAATAGTTTTTGCATTACTGTTTATCGGGGTTAAGAAGAGACTACTTGTACTATCCAGTTTACTACTTTTCTTATTGACTTTAGGAATATCTATGTACTATTATCAAGTTGATAATATATATTCATTTATTTCTCAATACTATGTTTACTCTTCATTGATTGGATTTCTAGTAACTGGAGTTGTATATTTGAGGAAGAGAGGAAGATGGATGCCTCAACAATAG
- a CDS encoding HoxN/HupN/NixA family nickel/cobalt transporter, producing the protein MKIPIPLRIMILFYSLEIIITVFLFLWLVSLSNIIGPSVKITIKEAHTEATFLVLGILAYLFGLRHAVDADHLAAIDNATRKLVQEKKSSYFTGLFFSLGHSTIVILLSIALMIATRIITSDIPTLENLGSIMGTLVSGGFLYIIGFLNLLVLLEIYNIYKAYSREKQISENKLEELLLKRGFMNRYFNKLFKIVDRQYYMYPIGVLFGLGFDTASETAVLAISAATAGVFLKIPLWSLLVFPFLFTAGMTLIDTTDGFFMNSAYGWAFMGSPIRKLWYNLTMTTISIIVAYIVGTFELLGLIQSEFNLSGSFWNWIATINGETYWSSIGIIIVSTFAITWMLSYILYKIKIENYDKL; encoded by the coding sequence TTGAAGATCCCTATACCGCTAAGAATAATGATTTTATTTTATAGCTTAGAAATCATCATTACAGTTTTCTTATTCTTATGGCTTGTCTCTTTATCTAATATAATAGGCCCCTCAGTAAAAATAACTATTAAAGAAGCACATACAGAGGCAACGTTTTTAGTTCTAGGAATATTAGCTTACTTATTTGGATTACGTCATGCTGTTGACGCAGATCATTTAGCAGCTATAGATAATGCTACAAGGAAATTAGTTCAGGAGAAAAAATCGTCATATTTTACTGGGTTATTCTTTTCTTTAGGGCATTCTACAATTGTTATTCTTTTAAGCATAGCATTAATGATAGCTACCAGAATAATTACCTCTGACATACCCACATTAGAAAATTTAGGCTCTATTATGGGTACGCTTGTTAGTGGGGGATTTTTATATATTATAGGATTTTTAAATCTATTAGTGCTTCTGGAGATTTATAATATTTATAAAGCATATAGCAGAGAAAAACAAATTAGTGAGAATAAGCTGGAAGAATTACTACTAAAGAGAGGCTTTATGAACAGATATTTTAATAAATTATTCAAGATTGTTGATAGACAATATTATATGTATCCAATAGGGGTTTTATTTGGTTTAGGTTTTGATACAGCATCGGAGACAGCAGTATTAGCAATATCCGCTGCTACGGCGGGAGTATTTCTTAAAATACCTTTATGGAGTTTATTAGTCTTTCCATTCCTATTTACAGCGGGAATGACATTGATCGATACTACAGATGGGTTCTTTATGAATTCAGCCTACGGATGGGCATTTATGGGAAGTCCAATTAGAAAATTATGGTATAATCTTACGATGACAACTATTTCGATAATAGTTGCATACATTGTAGGAACCTTTGAACTATTAGGATTAATACAATCAGAATTTAATCTTTCTGGTAGTTTCTGGAATTGGATAGCAACAATAAATGGGGAAACATATTGGTCTAGCATTGGAATAATAATTGTTAGCACTTTTGCAATAACATGGATGTTATCTTACATATTATATAAAATAAAAATAGAAAATTATGATAAATTATAG
- the hypE gene encoding hydrogenase expression/formation protein HypE yields the protein MSDPKSVITLLHGAGGAYMHNLIKEYFLQLYDGFGEVGLDVLDDAAVINGVVFTTDSYTVRPIFFKGGDIGRLAVSGTVNDIAMMGGDPIALSLAIVMEEGFPKSDLARIVESIKKTAEEANVHIVTGDTKVMEKNALDKIVINTSGIGVASEELKHNFNVLRKNRNVKHEWLVPMNIRDGDKIIVSGTIGDHAIAILSSREGVGFESNIQSDVTPLNKMMKTVLEVGGVADAKDPTRGGLADLLNDWAEKSGLGIYIRESEIPVKEEVSSAIEFLGLDLLELGNEGKAVLAVSPEMARDVLEALRSTPWGKDANIIGEVRKDIEGVILETVIGGKRLVTRPTGDPVPRIC from the coding sequence ATGAGTGATCCTAAAAGTGTAATAACTTTGCTTCACGGAGCTGGAGGAGCTTACATGCACAATCTCATTAAAGAGTACTTTCTTCAGCTATATGACGGCTTTGGAGAAGTTGGGCTAGATGTTCTAGATGATGCGGCTGTTATAAATGGAGTAGTATTTACTACTGATTCCTACACTGTAAGACCTATATTTTTCAAAGGGGGAGATATTGGAAGATTAGCAGTTAGCGGAACTGTAAATGATATTGCAATGATGGGGGGAGATCCAATAGCTCTAAGCTTGGCAATAGTAATGGAAGAAGGTTTCCCAAAATCAGATTTAGCCAGAATAGTGGAAAGTATAAAGAAAACTGCTGAAGAAGCCAATGTGCATATAGTTACTGGTGACACAAAAGTTATGGAAAAAAATGCATTAGATAAAATTGTTATAAATACCTCTGGAATTGGCGTAGCATCTGAAGAACTAAAACACAACTTTAACGTGTTGAGGAAAAATAGGAATGTTAAACATGAATGGTTAGTTCCAATGAATATTAGAGATGGAGATAAAATAATAGTTTCAGGAACTATAGGGGATCATGCAATAGCGATCCTATCATCTAGGGAAGGCGTAGGATTTGAGTCAAATATTCAATCTGATGTGACTCCATTAAATAAAATGATGAAAACAGTTCTAGAAGTTGGTGGAGTAGCTGATGCAAAAGATCCTACCAGAGGTGGATTAGCAGATTTATTAAATGATTGGGCTGAAAAATCAGGTTTAGGAATTTATATTAGAGAGAGTGAAATACCGGTAAAAGAAGAAGTTAGTAGTGCAATAGAATTCCTCGGATTAGATTTGCTTGAATTAGGAAATGAAGGAAAAGCCGTCTTAGCTGTCTCGCCTGAAATGGCTAGAGATGTTTTAGAAGCTCTCCGTAGTACACCATGGGGTAAAGATGCAAATATTATAGGAGAAGTTAGGAAGGATATTGAAGGAGTAATATTAGAAACTGTAATTGGAGGTAAAAGATTAGTAACTAGACCTACTGGAGACCCCGTACCCAGAATTTGCTAA
- a CDS encoding Ni,Fe-hydrogenase I small subunit, giving the protein MDYCEALEKILKSNIVWIEAQSCSGESINILKSGCRSLENLFFNSSPFKLYSTMCGEKCGKDYLNELLSQKDFVLVIEGAIPKGKDELCYVGEYTCSQLISMLAEKAKAIIAVGSCAVNGGIIRELGYVGVSEFLGKKVYEVPGCPASEKMMIAAIYYALTGGAK; this is encoded by the coding sequence ATGGATTATTGTGAAGCGTTAGAGAAGATATTAAAAAGTAATATTGTTTGGATTGAAGCTCAATCTTGCTCTGGCGAAAGTATAAATATATTAAAAAGTGGTTGTAGATCATTGGAAAATTTATTCTTTAATTCTTCTCCTTTTAAATTATATTCGACGATGTGTGGAGAAAAGTGTGGAAAAGACTATCTTAATGAGTTACTTTCCCAAAAGGACTTCGTTCTTGTTATTGAGGGTGCAATTCCAAAAGGAAAAGACGAGCTTTGTTATGTTGGAGAATATACATGCTCTCAACTAATTTCTATGTTAGCCGAAAAAGCTAAAGCAATTATTGCAGTTGGTTCATGTGCAGTAAATGGTGGTATTATTAGAGAATTAGGGTATGTAGGGGTAAGTGAGTTTTTAGGTAAAAAAGTTTATGAAGTTCCTGGTTGTCCAGCATCTGAGAAAATGATGATTGCCGCAATTTATTATGCCTTAACTGGTGGTGCAAAGTGA
- a CDS encoding HypC/HybG/HupF family hydrogenase formation chaperone, with protein sequence MEYDPYDIAHVGKIIEIQGEEARVDFNGIIRNVKISLVNAKVGDYVLVHAGYAIKVLNAEEVEEDLKNKLKSLLSD encoded by the coding sequence ATGGAATATGATCCCTATGATATTGCACATGTTGGGAAGATCATAGAAATTCAAGGTGAAGAGGCTAGGGTTGATTTTAATGGAATTATTAGGAATGTTAAAATTTCTTTAGTTAATGCTAAAGTTGGTGATTATGTTCTAGTCCATGCCGGTTACGCTATTAAAGTTTTAAACGCCGAAGAAGTTGAGGAAGATTTAAAGAATAAACTTAAATCTCTTTTATCTGATTAA
- the hypD gene encoding hydrogenase formation protein HypD: MSEDLPKILKYYRNPTLAKSITEKINELARKIEENIAIMHVCGSHEWTITHYGIRALLPENVQVRAGPGCPVCITPAKDIDDAVKLALDGVVVMTYGDMSRSKGTKMSLQDAKALGADVRIIYGVQDAVQMARKEPNKEFVFFAVGMDTTAPATAYEILSNVPPNLSFLVSYRYTPSIQGSVMESNVLGIDAFISAGHSATITGMKPYYEYFLRTKKPVVFSGFEPLDILLSVYMLLRQIYENKPKLENEYTRAVTWEGNVKAQTAMEKVFDLEDGYVRGVAVFPKAGFRLKEEFKHVDTRERYGLKKGISTEDEYVTGARCGEVVMGLIDPPECPLYMKVCKPEDPKGAPMVSQEGTCWIWAHHKITNLVPKCKR, encoded by the coding sequence ATGAGTGAAGATCTTCCGAAAATATTAAAATATTATAGAAATCCTACATTAGCAAAGAGTATTACAGAGAAGATTAATGAATTAGCAAGAAAGATAGAAGAAAACATTGCAATAATGCATGTCTGTGGTTCCCATGAATGGACAATAACACATTATGGTATAAGAGCATTATTACCCGAAAATGTCCAAGTGAGGGCTGGACCAGGATGCCCAGTATGTATAACTCCAGCTAAAGATATTGATGATGCTGTAAAATTGGCCTTAGACGGTGTAGTAGTTATGACATATGGTGATATGAGTAGATCAAAAGGAACTAAAATGAGTTTGCAAGATGCTAAAGCATTAGGTGCTGATGTGAGAATAATTTATGGAGTCCAAGATGCTGTCCAAATGGCTAGAAAGGAACCAAATAAAGAGTTCGTATTTTTCGCTGTAGGAATGGATACTACAGCACCAGCAACGGCTTATGAAATACTTTCTAATGTCCCACCAAACTTAAGTTTTCTAGTTTCTTATAGATATACGCCATCAATACAAGGCTCTGTTATGGAGTCAAACGTGCTGGGAATAGACGCATTTATCTCTGCTGGGCACTCAGCAACTATAACTGGCATGAAACCCTACTACGAGTACTTTTTAAGGACTAAAAAACCTGTAGTATTTTCTGGTTTTGAACCGCTGGACATTTTACTTTCAGTGTATATGTTATTAAGACAAATATATGAGAATAAACCCAAATTGGAAAATGAGTATACGAGAGCTGTAACTTGGGAAGGAAATGTTAAAGCTCAAACTGCTATGGAGAAAGTATTTGATCTTGAGGACGGATATGTAAGAGGAGTTGCTGTTTTTCCTAAGGCTGGATTTAGGCTTAAGGAGGAATTTAAACATGTAGATACTAGGGAAAGATATGGGTTAAAGAAGGGTATATCCACTGAGGATGAGTATGTAACTGGGGCCAGATGTGGAGAAGTAGTAATGGGGCTAATTGACCCACCAGAATGTCCATTATATATGAAAGTTTGTAAACCAGAAGATCCTAAGGGCGCACCAATGGTATCCCAAGAAGGAACTTGTTGGATATGGGCTCATCATAAAATTACTAATTTAGTACCTAAATGTAAGAGGTGA
- a CDS encoding APC family permease, which translates to MVRKTIHSIHTNISDLKRNVLHILDLIPLSTSSVAPTFSIAAAYGVVVSLAGPQAIMSTFLTAIPFILVALIFRQFNIHYPNAGASYHWSTKIIGKKFGAFQAWVVTLAYFFSIPPIVIPAGEYTLALLYSLRIISYSVYSNQLWIALTGIIWVIISAIPLILGAKPTARFTETFLAVELIILGLFLGFGFTNFKVVNPFSTSWFFDPNVNWSGIILAMIVAATIVDGWEIDSYSSEESKKPRQWPGLSGIIGLISVLIIYAITMPLMTIETPLNSLSSSVDPLFTWAQNVVPSYAWLINLAVLTSTASSLWLTAFILSRAWYAMARDNLLPSIFGWLHNRFRSPWANILIMSGLNILINTLMLVSPSVQSFFTIVLSAAGIFLAMEFFMDSISGIVFFWFKHKPMGRESLKEHVHWIYRIISVLSSLGLGAIVVLGLYFSPSTIGQQFVYIFAGLMVFSILFIYRAKKIKVREFAI; encoded by the coding sequence ATGGTAAGAAAGACCATTCATAGTATTCATACCAATATATCAGATCTTAAAAGAAATGTGTTACATATTCTGGATTTAATACCTTTATCCACGTCCTCAGTAGCTCCAACTTTCAGTATTGCCGCTGCTTATGGAGTAGTGGTATCCTTAGCAGGGCCTCAAGCGATAATGTCAACTTTTTTAACCGCAATTCCTTTTATATTAGTTGCGTTAATTTTCAGGCAGTTCAATATTCATTATCCTAATGCAGGTGCTTCATACCATTGGAGCACTAAGATTATAGGCAAAAAGTTTGGAGCCTTTCAAGCTTGGGTAGTAACTTTAGCCTACTTCTTTTCAATTCCACCCATAGTTATTCCTGCAGGGGAATACACTCTTGCTTTGCTTTATTCTCTCAGGATAATTTCATACAGTGTATATTCTAATCAGCTTTGGATTGCATTAACTGGAATAATATGGGTAATAATTTCTGCAATACCCCTTATTTTAGGGGCTAAACCTACAGCGAGATTTACTGAAACTTTCTTAGCGGTAGAACTTATAATTTTAGGGCTTTTCTTAGGTTTCGGTTTTACAAACTTTAAAGTCGTGAATCCGTTCAGCACCAGCTGGTTCTTTGATCCAAATGTAAATTGGAGCGGGATAATATTAGCAATGATAGTAGCTGCAACTATAGTTGACGGATGGGAGATCGATAGTTACTCCTCAGAAGAATCAAAGAAGCCTAGACAATGGCCCGGTTTAAGTGGCATAATAGGACTAATTAGCGTCCTTATAATATATGCAATAACAATGCCTTTAATGACAATAGAGACACCTTTAAATTCACTGTCAAGCAGTGTAGATCCATTGTTCACGTGGGCTCAAAACGTAGTTCCTTCATATGCATGGTTAATTAACCTAGCAGTCCTTACTTCTACTGCAAGCTCTCTTTGGTTAACTGCCTTCATATTAAGCAGAGCCTGGTATGCAATGGCCAGAGATAATCTTTTACCTTCGATCTTTGGCTGGCTTCATAACAGATTTAGAAGTCCTTGGGCAAACATACTCATTATGTCGGGGCTAAATATTTTAATTAACACCCTAATGCTAGTTTCTCCTTCAGTTCAATCATTCTTCACAATAGTATTAAGTGCTGCGGGAATATTCTTAGCAATGGAGTTCTTCATGGATAGTATTTCTGGCATAGTTTTCTTCTGGTTTAAACACAAACCTATGGGTAGAGAAAGTCTGAAAGAACACGTTCATTGGATATATAGGATAATATCAGTCTTATCTTCTCTAGGTTTAGGTGCTATAGTTGTCTTAGGATTATACTTTAGTCCATCTACTATAGGGCAACAGTTCGTATATATTTTCGCGGGATTAATGGTTTTCTCAATATTATTTATATATAGAGCCAAGAAAATAAAAGTGAGAGAATTTGCTATATAA
- a CDS encoding HypC/HybG/HupF family hydrogenase formation chaperone encodes MCVAYPGKIIEINGEFAKVDFGAGTIRDNILISLVNAKVGDYVLVHAGYAIQVVDEEEAKKTIEMWEEMTKELDEEQKKRDLYEAIGSGGNE; translated from the coding sequence ATGTGTGTGGCTTATCCGGGTAAAATAATAGAAATTAACGGAGAATTCGCTAAAGTAGATTTTGGTGCTGGTACAATTAGAGATAATATACTAATAAGTTTAGTTAATGCTAAAGTTGGTGATTATGTTCTAGTCCATGCTGGTTATGCAATTCAAGTAGTGGATGAAGAGGAGGCTAAAAAAACTATTGAAATGTGGGAAGAAATGACAAAGGAACTAGATGAGGAACAGAAAAAGAGAGATCTTTATGAAGCTATAGGGAGTGGTGGAAATGAGTGA
- a CDS encoding nickel-dependent hydrogenase large subunit, producing the protein MKIEPITRVEGHLGVDVNIENNVYTDARVKITMFRGFELLLKNKKLNLAPNIAGKICGVCGATHTLVSIEALEMATGVYPSSGVIDLRNVAYALADIMYNNVTVAFLFEGIDFSSPIVASFTPSQYERALNTPCVYKDRHGYQKVSDLMDNLYYKGEIYRISLKISTKLRDLATLIWLRYPQPVSLRIGGIEVRDLNVVDKIKQGLSEIKNDIEKLFYVALELREFYKGIYKDIGANFVTYGLLESHDYNASYEEMDKWGSKRFIPPALVKNSELVSSNLRDILLGVRIYIEDSAYDQWSQTVFSDPLGNKVDLHHPWNKETKLKNFKGDYLFTVKQAFNSEEFMPSTGDIARLYAYRVVKGKPKAFDHEWEYVANDVIERFFARVFTIGLLHEYLLNVEVSKEIKQNKRKESELAVGAHDAPRGGNAHWVISKGDTITRYQIITPTDRNFSSNDGPVEVSIIGQRVTEEVEKPSGLDVLRVIRSFDPCSACAVHIIGKDYVLEKLI; encoded by the coding sequence GTGAAGATTGAACCCATAACTAGAGTTGAAGGTCATTTAGGTGTAGATGTAAATATTGAAAATAATGTCTACACTGACGCGAGAGTAAAAATAACTATGTTTAGAGGTTTTGAACTTTTACTGAAAAATAAAAAATTAAATCTAGCTCCAAATATTGCTGGCAAAATTTGTGGAGTTTGCGGTGCTACACATACTTTGGTTTCTATTGAAGCTTTAGAAATGGCTACCGGAGTTTATCCCTCTTCTGGTGTTATTGATTTAAGAAATGTTGCATATGCATTAGCTGATATTATGTATAATAACGTCACTGTAGCGTTTCTTTTTGAAGGTATTGATTTCTCCTCTCCCATAGTGGCTTCTTTTACTCCTTCTCAATATGAAAGAGCATTAAATACTCCGTGTGTTTATAAAGATCGTCATGGTTATCAAAAAGTTTCTGACTTAATGGATAATTTGTATTATAAAGGAGAAATATATAGGATTTCGTTAAAGATTTCTACTAAATTAAGAGATTTAGCTACTCTAATTTGGTTAAGATATCCGCAACCAGTATCTTTAAGGATTGGAGGAATCGAGGTTAGGGATCTAAATGTCGTTGATAAAATTAAACAAGGACTTAGTGAAATAAAGAACGATATAGAGAAATTATTCTATGTTGCATTAGAACTTAGAGAATTTTATAAAGGTATATATAAAGATATAGGTGCAAATTTCGTAACTTATGGTCTTTTAGAATCACATGACTATAATGCCTCTTACGAAGAAATGGATAAATGGGGTTCAAAGAGATTTATTCCACCCGCACTAGTCAAAAATAGTGAATTAGTTTCAAGTAATTTAAGAGATATTTTACTAGGAGTTAGGATTTATATTGAAGATTCAGCGTACGATCAATGGAGTCAAACTGTATTTAGTGATCCCTTGGGGAATAAAGTTGATTTACATCACCCATGGAATAAGGAGACTAAGTTGAAGAACTTTAAAGGAGACTATTTATTTACGGTTAAGCAGGCTTTTAACTCAGAAGAATTCATGCCATCTACTGGAGATATAGCAAGGCTTTATGCATATAGAGTGGTTAAAGGAAAACCTAAAGCCTTTGATCACGAGTGGGAATATGTTGCTAATGATGTTATTGAAAGATTCTTTGCCAGAGTATTTACTATAGGTTTACTCCATGAGTACTTATTGAATGTGGAGGTAAGTAAGGAGATAAAACAGAATAAGAGAAAAGAGAGTGAGTTGGCAGTGGGAGCACATGATGCACCTAGAGGTGGTAATGCTCATTGGGTTATATCAAAGGGTGACACAATCACAAGATATCAAATTATAACTCCCACAGATAGGAACTTTAGTAGCAATGACGGACCAGTAGAAGTAAGCATCATTGGGCAAAGAGTTACTGAGGAAGTAGAAAAACCTTCTGGTTTAGATGTTTTACGTGTGATAAGAAGTTTTGATCCCTGCTCCGCATGTGCCGTACATATTATAGGCAAAGACTACGTTTTGGAGAAGTTAATATGA